The Candidatus Babeliales bacterium genomic sequence TAAATTTAAAAAAAACTTTTTTTGCGTAATTTTATATCTTAAGAAAACGTAAAACGATAATGTATAGGGTATCGTAAAACTAATTCAAGGTCAACTTGAAAACAAGTTCTTAAGCAATAAATTTCCTTAACGTCCAAAACTTTGTCTGACCATCTCTTCTATTTCTGTTACAGATTTTGCAATATCTTCACTTAAACAGACCGGCTCGCTATCTTTTACAACCCAATAATTATCTTCAATGCGAATACCAGTCGACTTATCCGGAATATAGATGCCCGGCTCAATAGTAATAACATCACCTTCTTGAAGTGGCGTTGACCGAGAACCAACGTCATGCACATCAAGTCCCAAATAATGTCCAATGCCATGAATAAAATATTGGTCGTAGCCACTTTTCTTTAAAAAGTTTATTGCAATGTGTTGCAACGAAGCTTCTTGCTGCAGTGGATTTGATATCCACATGCCAGGACGAACTTGTTCAGCCACATGTTGTTGAGTTTCCAGTACGATTTCATAAAGCATGCGTTGCTGTTTGTCGAACTTTCCAGAAACAGGAAAAACGCGGGTAATGTCTGCACAATAATGGTTGTGCATCGCGCCAGCATCAATCAAAACCAACTCACCTTTTGCAAGAGTTGCCATGTTCGTATTGTAATGCAAAATTGTCGCTTGTTTACCACTAGCAACGATTGCTGGATAAGCCTTACGTGCTCCGTTTTCGATAAATATATATTCCATAGCCGCCTGAACTTCAGCTTCACGAGCCCCAGGTTTAATCACATGAGCTGCCGCCTGAAATGCAGCATTGGTAATTTCAATAGCTTGATAAAGCTCTTCAATCTCTGAAATATCTTTTTTTCTACGTAGCACTGCTACAAAAGGAGAAATATCAACAACGTGCCCAGCAAGCCCAGGAACAAACAGACTCAATCGATCAATAATCGTTTTTACCGATGCATTCAATCGACCATGGGCAGGATACAATGTGAAAATAGTATGTTTTTTTGCTACCATT encodes the following:
- a CDS encoding M24 family metallopeptidase; this encodes MFGDMVKIMADGSKQDKSNKFTVRRTKLLELIAQEYPEKAGTVFLFAPFEGDHEIFLQDSSFYYFSGISEPASVLSFDVHNGTCLHVPDFGDFRAKWVHSVDEINDRTIASFGIDQLKTLGNKVAGYSVDPYFSPDDYKKIIEQLREMVAKKHTIFTLYPAHGRLNASVKTIIDRLSLFVPGLAGHVVDISPFVAVLRRKKDISEIEELYQAIEITNAAFQAAAHVIKPGAREAEVQAAMEYIFIENGARKAYPAIVASGKQATILHYNTNMATLAKGELVLIDAGAMHNHYCADITRVFPVSGKFDKQQRMLYEIVLETQQHVAEQVRPGMWISNPLQQEASLQHIAINFLKKSGYDQYFIHGIGHYLGLDVHDVGSRSTPLQEGDVITIEPGIYIPDKSTGIRIEDNYWVVKDSEPVCLSEDIAKSVTEIEEMVRQSFGR